Proteins from one Sabethes cyaneus chromosome 2, idSabCyanKW18_F2, whole genome shotgun sequence genomic window:
- the LOC128737527 gene encoding 2-oxoisovalerate dehydrogenase subunit beta, mitochondrial, which produces MSLLKLADFALVKALTNPNNGSVILNLSRASSHFVYTPDSKAPVKGATRKMNMFQAINDAMDIALDQDSSALVFGEDVAFGGVFRCSMGLQKKFGKERVFNTPLCEQGIAGFAIGVASTGATAIAEIQFADYIFPAFDQIVNEAAKYRYRSGNLFDCGSLVFRAPCGAVGHGACYHSQSPEAYFAHTPGLKIVVPRGPNMAKGLLLSCVKEKDPCIVLEPKTLYRAAVEEVPEEAFECPIGKADILKVGTDVTLIGWGTQVHVLLEVANMAKQQYGINCEVIDLVSILPWDKETICNSAKKTGRVLISHEAPLTNGFGAELAATIQEECFLHLEAPITRVTGWDTPFPHVFEPFYIPDKYRCLAGIKKLVDY; this is translated from the exons ATGAGTTTGTTAAAATTAGCGGATTTTGCTTTAGTCAAAGCATTGACGAATCCTAATAATGGTTCAGTCATACTGAATCTATCGCGTGCCTCATCGCATTTTGTGTATACACCGGATTCTAAAGCACCGGTGAAAGGGGCGACCCGGAAGATGAATATGTTCCAGGCTATTAATGATGCGATGGACATTGCTTTGGATCAGGATTCATCGGCGCTGGTGTTCGGAGAAGATGTTGCCTTTGGAGGCGTTTTTCGTTGTTCGATGGGTCTGCAAAAAAAGTTTGGAAAAGAACGTGTTTTCAATACTCCACTCTGTGAGCAGGGAATAGCAGGATTTGCAATCGGTGTGGCCAGCACTGGGGCGACCGCCATTGCCGAGATTCAGTTTGCTGACTACATCTTCCCTGCGTTTGATCAAATTGTAAATGAGGCAGCTAAATACCGGTATAGAAGTGGAAACCTCTTCGATTGTGGCTCTCTTGTGTTCAGGGCTCCTTGTGGAGCCGTTGGTCATGGTGCATGCTATCACTCGCAGAGCCCTGAAGCGTACTTTGCTCACACACCTGGACTTAAGATAGTTGTGCCACGCGGACCAAATATGGCGAAGGGATTACTTCTATCCTGCGTAAAGGAAAAGGATCCATGTATCGTGTTGGAACCGAAAACCCTTTATCGGGCTGCCGTTGAAGAGGTTCCCGAAGAAGCCTTCGAGTGTCCCATTGGAAAAGCTGATATACTGAAAGTTGGTACTGACGTAACTCTAATCGGTTGGGGCACGCAGGTTCATGTGTTACTGGAAGTGGCAAATATGGCAAAACAACAATATGGAATCAACTGCGAGGTCATCGATTTGGTGTCCATACTTCCTTGGGATAAGGAGACGATTTGCAAC TCGGCAAAGAAAACAGGTCGAGTTTTGATTTCTCACGAGGCCCCACTTACCAATGGATTCGGAGCCGAGCTAGCTGCAACCATACAGGAAGAATGTTTTCTTCATTTAGAGGCCCCGATTACTCGTGTTACTGGTTGGGATACTCCTTTCCCACACGTTTTCGAACCGTTCTATATTCCCGATAAATATCGCTGTTTGGCGGGAATTAAGAAATTAGTAGACTATTGA
- the LOC128737518 gene encoding uncharacterized protein LOC128737518 isoform X1, which translates to MVDNFQCAGYTFYSKFDSGNLGKVELVRCCEGLNIVGSNVSSSSLPSASNANVPTGLLSSTSSPQAPPQKIASGGPLVIIGANSPPAQTETAALSPLSPLSQQLPLGPSAVGAATGSAVPSSSSITTVAPLELHHQLLYQSHHHASFVEVEFNLWTRPDCAGTPYENQNRTWFYFAVTGGRPHQIVKFNVMNLNKQAKLFSQGMHPVMKVGPGGRWERIKDKPSYAVTNDVFFISFLHRAPESFETKTYYAFTFPFSYNDLLEQLGNFDKRFGRHPFELHQIAHEVAQQFEPTSVSGAVESVPSSGMTGIAKKGKPAKECKMERCSPESLDDTARDGTGNDEGELTKITNPTGTTGSNHGEDPDLVSPMSIDDSTSESMQQITNLVKGVKIELQPQPSKPSIAEASKIKLPFFQQILHAPALDDDGKGSNIDLRDDIYYYRELLTHSVERRRIELLTISSFHGIQTTREERLRNLFPEDKTPRCHTFKNKKIIFISSRVHPGETPASFVLNGFLSTLLDRKSIVSITLRRMYVFKIVPFLNPDGVYNGLYRSDTRGHNLNRVYLAPNFETQPAIYAARKLIRYYHLGVDDPEPYELEIEKKTAALIKTSNTSGDETVTVSTAEEKPISTVEVVAAEPKKGIINSESTEENTPSTSDSGFGEQTLSKSSTISKSSSTVTLVEAADSSTATASVPTVTTPETTANTDDSLCSATINARAVDGVASSETGSLAVTEEVLPAPKVFTEQLIPELLPIVTESGFALRPIRSASNLSTASSMANSTANASTITHVSVKKTPVVTAKVDTGRKSTSFKNAPNKPNLIATASNAIKKKDFALSHTKQQSYPLTQQQQQQQQQQQSSLSKLAGTGSKKTSTLHHKRGESKMRPQTPQMYSHFRSHRNEYLSPAGQKNINISLDFLAQLDEKIDKNTYEEKSNMFLYIDLHGHASKKGVFMYGNHLPSTIEAVECMLLPRLMSLNSQHFHYDACNFSERNMYYKGKRDGLSKEGSGRVAIYKCTGLIKSYTLECNYNTGKSVNILPLKGKETPSTKVQSPVPPKYTPAVFEEVGRALAPSILDLTNSNPQSRLPNSEFRTLQGLRNTLRIEIERGSSKARVTNKVPKPHSKRLSQQSSSSMEVAKENAIQWENIAGSQTGSVTGGGGCSPTGAGVAGNGNGKLGVVVGEPLGGNGNSSACCSSAASSGGRQFLKGGSLKAHSGKISRKGAGVGGKVFGKKDAIKKSKILCESAVGGAVVAGGKKLQEMIRSKDQHQVPRKKIKVSPPHQHGTAVDGFDICFKTNLAATSLPNFLTNPPSLSELPLSKKVKSESKLLDECLDCDDSLDAIPCCSYSLPTTTSSNAVVLTKLMTTYSQAGSPGMVVGSNELLPPSPGGAATSGSVSAGIGIGLVAASSSSGGEKEPGKEGRFSKFSKATSAKQQAKLGKSSKSSDGGKMLKKKRSLKTDSNLKRKKTRIKPALT; encoded by the exons ATGGTTGATAATTTTCAGTGCGCTGGCTACACTTTTTACTCCAAGTTCGATTCGGGAAATTTGGGCAAAGTTGAGCTGGTCCGATGCTGTGAAG GATTAAACATAGTCGGTAGCAATGTTAGTAGCAGCAGCTTGCCGTCCGCATCCAATGCCAACGTTCCCACCGGTTTGCTTTCGTCGACCAGCAGCCCGCAAGCGCCGCCGCAGAAGATTGCATCGGGTGGCCCGCTAGTAATTATTGGAGCAAATTCACCGCCCGCACAGACAGAAACAGCAGCACTCAGTCCCCTTTCACCTTTGTCCCAGCAACTACCGCTCGGACCATCAGCTGTTGGAGCTGCCACGGGTTCGGCAGTGCCGAGCAGCAGTTCGATAACCACTGTTGCGCCTCTGGAGCTGCACCACCAGCTGCTCTACCAATCCCATCATCATGCCAGCTTCGTCGAGGTGGAGTTCAATCTTTGGACGCGACCCGATTGTGCCGGAACGCCGTACGAAAACCAGAACAGGACATGGTTCTATTTTGCCGTGACGG GTGGTCGTCCTCATCAGATTGTCAAGTTTAATGTGATGAATTTAAACAAGCAGGCCAAACTGTTCAGTCAAGGCATGCATCCTGTGATGAAAGTGGGCCCCGGTGGCCGGTGGGAGCGCATCAAGGATAAGCCTTCCTATGCG GTAACCAACGACGTATTTTTCATATCCTTTCTCCACCGAGCACCGGAATCTTTCGAAACCAAAACGTACTATGCATTCACCTTTCCGTTCAGCTATAATGATCTGCTTGAGCAGTTGGGCAATTTCGATAAGCGATTTGGTCGACATCCGTTTGAGCTGCACCAGATAGCGCATGAAGTTGCTCAACAATTTGAACCCACCTCCGTTTCCGGTGCAGTGGAATCAGTACCATCCAGTGGGATGACCGGGATAGCTAAAAAGGGTAAACCAGCCAAAGAATGCAAGATGGAACGGTGCAGTCCTGAATCGCTAGACGATACAGCACGCGACGGGACGGGAAATGATGAAGGAGAGCTGACTAAAATAACCAATCCCACTGGAACTACTGGATCGAACCATGGGGAAGATCCCGATCTCGTTTCTCCAATGTCAATTGATGACAGCACCTCCGAGTCAATGCAACAGATAACCAATCTCGTGAAGGGCGTTAAAATCGAATTACAGCCACAACCGTCTAAACCATCGATAGCTGAAGCAAGCAAAATAAAGTTACCATTTTTCCAACAAATATTGCACGCGCCTGCGCTGGACGATGACGGAAAAGGATCGAATATCGATTTGAGGGATGATATTTATTACTACAGGGAACTGCTAACGCATTCCGTTGAACGGAGGCGGATTGAACTGTTGACTATTAGTTCCTTCCACGGTATTCAGACAACACGCGAAGAACGATTACGAAATTTGTTTCCTGAGGATAAAACACCTAGGTGCCATACGTTTAAgaataagaaaataattttcatatcCTCCAGGGTGCACCCAGGTGAAACGCCTGCCAGCTTTGTTCTAAACGGGTTTCTTAGCACGCTGCTTGATAGGAAGAGCATCGTTTCGATTACGCTTAG GAGGATGTATGTGTTCAAAATTGTCCCATTTCTCAACCCGGATGGAGTTTACAATGGACTTTACCGATCAGATACTCGAGGCCATAATCTAAACAGGGTATACCTTGCTCCAAACTTTGAAACTCAACCAGCAATTTACGCTGCTAGGAAACTAATTAG ATATTACCACCTTGGTGTAGATGACCCAGAGCCTTACGAATTGGAGATTGAGAAGAAAACGGCTGCTCTAATTAAAACTTCTAATACAAGCGGCGATGAAACTGTTACCGTTTCTACTGCGGAAGAGAAACCAATTTCAACAGTAGAAGTGGTTGCTgctgaaccgaaaaaaggtATAATAA ATTCTGAATCTACGGAAGAGAACACACCGTCAACATCCGATTCGGGCTTTGGAGAGCAAACGCTATCGAAAAGTAGTACAATCTCAAAGTCATCCTCGACGGTAACCTTAGTCGAAGCAGCAGATAGTTCAACGGCAACGGCATCAGTTCCTACAGTTACAACGCCAGAAACGACTGCGAATACTGACGATTCCCTATGCTCCGCTACGATCAACGCTAGAGCAGTAGATGGCGTTGCATCAAGTGAAACCGGCTCCCTAGCCGTGACCGAGGAAGTGCTGCCAGCACCGAAAGTGTTCACCGAGCAGCTAATCCCCGAGTTGCTCCCAATTGTTACGGAGAGTGGCTTCGCACTGCGTCCGATTCGCAGCGCATCGAATCTTAGCACTGCCAGCAGCATGGCCAACAGTACGGCCAACGCGAGCACAATCACGCACGTCAGCGTCAAGAAAACTCCTGTGGTAACGGCCAAAGTAGACACGGGAAGAAAAAGCACTTCTTTCAAGAATGCACCAAACAAACCAAATCTGATAGCAACCGCTTCAAATGCAATAAAAAAGAAGGACTTCGCGTTATCTCACACGAAACAGCAATCATACCCTCtaacacaacaacaacaacagcaacaacaacaacaacagtcgTCCCTGAGTAAACTCGCTGGAACGGGTAGCAAGAAAACTTCCACTCTGCATCATAAACGGGGCGAGAGCAAAATGCGTCCCCAAACTCCCCAGATGTACAGTCATTTTCGGTCCCATCGTAACGAATATCTTAGTCCTGCTGGTCAGAAAAACATTAACATAAGCTTGGATTTCTTAGCTCAGTTGGacgaaaaaatcgataaaaatacTTACGAGGAGAAGAGCAATATGTTCCTATACATTGATCTACATGGCCATGCTTCCAAAAAGGGCGTTTTTATGTACGGCAACCACCTACCCAGTACGATTGAGGCTGTAGAGTGCATGCTACTGCCACGACTGATGAGTTTAAATTCTCAACATTTTCACTACGACGCGTGCAATTTCAGCGAGCGCAACATGTATTATAA AGGCAAACGAGACGGACTTTCCAAGGAGGGATCCGGTCGCGTTGCCATCTACAAATGCACGGGGTTGATTAAAAGCTACACGCTAGAATGCAATTATAACACGGGCAAAAGTGTTAATATATTGCCGCTAAAGGGCAAAGAGACGCCCTCTACCAAAGTTCAGTCGCCGGTGCCTCCAAAGTACACACCGGCTGTCTTCGAGGAG GTCGGTCGAGCTCTCGCTCCATCCATCTTGGACCTTACCAACTCGAATCCGCAATCTCGACTGCCAAATTCGGAGTTCCGTACGCTGCAGGGCTTGCGGAATACGCTTCGCATCGAAATCGAGAGGGGCTCTTCGAAGGCTCGTGTCACCAATAAG GTCCCGAAGCCACATTCCAAGCGTCTTAGCCAGCAATCGTCTAGCTCGATGGAGGTTGCCAAAGAGAACGCCATTCAATGGGAGAACATTGCTGGTTCACAGACTGGTTCAGTCACCGGAGGAGGAGGCTGCAGTCCTACCGGAGCTGGCGTTGCGGGAAATGGCAATGGAAAACTCGGCGTCGTTGTCGGTGAACCCCTTGGAGGTAACGGAAACTCGTCGGCCTGCTGCTCCTCTGCAGCATCAAGCGGTGGAAGACAGTTTTTGAAGGGTGGCTCACTTAAGGCACATTCAGGAAAGATCTCCCGTAAAGGTGCTGGTGTTGGTGGAAAAGTTTTCGGTAAGAAGGACGCTATCAAGAAAAGCAAGATTCTTTGTGAATCTGCAGTGGGAGGAGCGGTCGTAGCTGGTGGTAAAAAATTACAGGAAATGATTCGCAGCAAAGATCAGCATCAAGTGCCtcgtaaaaaaatcaaagtttCGCCACCTCATCAACATGGAACGGCCGTCGATGGGTTTGACATATGTTTCAAAACTAATCTCGCCGCGACATCTCTGCCAAATTTTTTAACTAACCCACCTTCACTGAGTGAGCTTCCTCTATCGAAAAAAGTGAAATCCGAATCTAAGCTACTCGACGAGTGTCTGGACTGCGATGATAGTTTGGATGCAATACCCTGTTGCTCCTATTCGCTTCCCACAACTACCAGCTCAAATGCCGTTGTATTAACGAAACTTATGACAACCTACAGTCAAGCAGGATCACCTGGCATGGTGGTAGGATCCAATGAACTATTACCTCCATCCCCCGGTGGCGCTGCTACATCAGGTAGTGTTTCTGCAGGCATTGGCATTGGTTTGGTGGCAGCTAGTTCTTCCTCCGGTG
- the LOC128737518 gene encoding uncharacterized protein LOC128737518 isoform X2, protein MVDNFQCAGYTFYSKFDSGNLGKVELVRCCEGLNIVGSNVSSSSLPSASNANVPTGLLSSTSSPQAPPQKIASGGPLVIIGANSPPAQTETAALSPLSPLSQQLPLGPSAVGAATGSAVPSSSSITTVAPLELHHQLLYQSHHHASFVEVEFNLWTRPDCAGTPYENQNRTWFYFAVTGGRPHQIVKFNVMNLNKQAKLFSQGMHPVMKVGPGGRWERIKDKPSYAVTNDVFFISFLHRAPESFETKTYYAFTFPFSYNDLLEQLGNFDKRFGRHPFELHQIAHEVAQQFEPTSVSGAVESVPSSGMTGIAKKGKPAKECKMERCSPESLDDTARDGTGNDEGELTKITNPTGTTGSNHGEDPDLVSPMSIDDSTSESMQQITNLVKGVKIELQPQPSKPSIAEASKIKLPFFQQILHAPALDDDGKGSNIDLRDDIYYYRELLTHSVERRRIELLTISSFHGIQTTREERLRNLFPEDKTPRCHTFKNKKIIFISSRVHPGETPASFVLNGFLSTLLDRKSIVSITLRRMYVFKIVPFLNPDGVYNGLYRSDTRGHNLNRVYLAPNFETQPAIYAARKLIRYYHLGVDDPEPYELEIEKKTAALIKTSNTSGDETVTVSTAEEKPISTVEVVAAEPKKDSESTEENTPSTSDSGFGEQTLSKSSTISKSSSTVTLVEAADSSTATASVPTVTTPETTANTDDSLCSATINARAVDGVASSETGSLAVTEEVLPAPKVFTEQLIPELLPIVTESGFALRPIRSASNLSTASSMANSTANASTITHVSVKKTPVVTAKVDTGRKSTSFKNAPNKPNLIATASNAIKKKDFALSHTKQQSYPLTQQQQQQQQQQQSSLSKLAGTGSKKTSTLHHKRGESKMRPQTPQMYSHFRSHRNEYLSPAGQKNINISLDFLAQLDEKIDKNTYEEKSNMFLYIDLHGHASKKGVFMYGNHLPSTIEAVECMLLPRLMSLNSQHFHYDACNFSERNMYYKGKRDGLSKEGSGRVAIYKCTGLIKSYTLECNYNTGKSVNILPLKGKETPSTKVQSPVPPKYTPAVFEEVGRALAPSILDLTNSNPQSRLPNSEFRTLQGLRNTLRIEIERGSSKARVTNKVPKPHSKRLSQQSSSSMEVAKENAIQWENIAGSQTGSVTGGGGCSPTGAGVAGNGNGKLGVVVGEPLGGNGNSSACCSSAASSGGRQFLKGGSLKAHSGKISRKGAGVGGKVFGKKDAIKKSKILCESAVGGAVVAGGKKLQEMIRSKDQHQVPRKKIKVSPPHQHGTAVDGFDICFKTNLAATSLPNFLTNPPSLSELPLSKKVKSESKLLDECLDCDDSLDAIPCCSYSLPTTTSSNAVVLTKLMTTYSQAGSPGMVVGSNELLPPSPGGAATSGSVSAGIGIGLVAASSSSGGEKEPGKEGRFSKFSKATSAKQQAKLGKSSKSSDGGKMLKKKRSLKTDSNLKRKKTRIKPALT, encoded by the exons ATGGTTGATAATTTTCAGTGCGCTGGCTACACTTTTTACTCCAAGTTCGATTCGGGAAATTTGGGCAAAGTTGAGCTGGTCCGATGCTGTGAAG GATTAAACATAGTCGGTAGCAATGTTAGTAGCAGCAGCTTGCCGTCCGCATCCAATGCCAACGTTCCCACCGGTTTGCTTTCGTCGACCAGCAGCCCGCAAGCGCCGCCGCAGAAGATTGCATCGGGTGGCCCGCTAGTAATTATTGGAGCAAATTCACCGCCCGCACAGACAGAAACAGCAGCACTCAGTCCCCTTTCACCTTTGTCCCAGCAACTACCGCTCGGACCATCAGCTGTTGGAGCTGCCACGGGTTCGGCAGTGCCGAGCAGCAGTTCGATAACCACTGTTGCGCCTCTGGAGCTGCACCACCAGCTGCTCTACCAATCCCATCATCATGCCAGCTTCGTCGAGGTGGAGTTCAATCTTTGGACGCGACCCGATTGTGCCGGAACGCCGTACGAAAACCAGAACAGGACATGGTTCTATTTTGCCGTGACGG GTGGTCGTCCTCATCAGATTGTCAAGTTTAATGTGATGAATTTAAACAAGCAGGCCAAACTGTTCAGTCAAGGCATGCATCCTGTGATGAAAGTGGGCCCCGGTGGCCGGTGGGAGCGCATCAAGGATAAGCCTTCCTATGCG GTAACCAACGACGTATTTTTCATATCCTTTCTCCACCGAGCACCGGAATCTTTCGAAACCAAAACGTACTATGCATTCACCTTTCCGTTCAGCTATAATGATCTGCTTGAGCAGTTGGGCAATTTCGATAAGCGATTTGGTCGACATCCGTTTGAGCTGCACCAGATAGCGCATGAAGTTGCTCAACAATTTGAACCCACCTCCGTTTCCGGTGCAGTGGAATCAGTACCATCCAGTGGGATGACCGGGATAGCTAAAAAGGGTAAACCAGCCAAAGAATGCAAGATGGAACGGTGCAGTCCTGAATCGCTAGACGATACAGCACGCGACGGGACGGGAAATGATGAAGGAGAGCTGACTAAAATAACCAATCCCACTGGAACTACTGGATCGAACCATGGGGAAGATCCCGATCTCGTTTCTCCAATGTCAATTGATGACAGCACCTCCGAGTCAATGCAACAGATAACCAATCTCGTGAAGGGCGTTAAAATCGAATTACAGCCACAACCGTCTAAACCATCGATAGCTGAAGCAAGCAAAATAAAGTTACCATTTTTCCAACAAATATTGCACGCGCCTGCGCTGGACGATGACGGAAAAGGATCGAATATCGATTTGAGGGATGATATTTATTACTACAGGGAACTGCTAACGCATTCCGTTGAACGGAGGCGGATTGAACTGTTGACTATTAGTTCCTTCCACGGTATTCAGACAACACGCGAAGAACGATTACGAAATTTGTTTCCTGAGGATAAAACACCTAGGTGCCATACGTTTAAgaataagaaaataattttcatatcCTCCAGGGTGCACCCAGGTGAAACGCCTGCCAGCTTTGTTCTAAACGGGTTTCTTAGCACGCTGCTTGATAGGAAGAGCATCGTTTCGATTACGCTTAG GAGGATGTATGTGTTCAAAATTGTCCCATTTCTCAACCCGGATGGAGTTTACAATGGACTTTACCGATCAGATACTCGAGGCCATAATCTAAACAGGGTATACCTTGCTCCAAACTTTGAAACTCAACCAGCAATTTACGCTGCTAGGAAACTAATTAG ATATTACCACCTTGGTGTAGATGACCCAGAGCCTTACGAATTGGAGATTGAGAAGAAAACGGCTGCTCTAATTAAAACTTCTAATACAAGCGGCGATGAAACTGTTACCGTTTCTACTGCGGAAGAGAAACCAATTTCAACAGTAGAAGTGGTTGCTgctgaaccgaaaaaag ATTCTGAATCTACGGAAGAGAACACACCGTCAACATCCGATTCGGGCTTTGGAGAGCAAACGCTATCGAAAAGTAGTACAATCTCAAAGTCATCCTCGACGGTAACCTTAGTCGAAGCAGCAGATAGTTCAACGGCAACGGCATCAGTTCCTACAGTTACAACGCCAGAAACGACTGCGAATACTGACGATTCCCTATGCTCCGCTACGATCAACGCTAGAGCAGTAGATGGCGTTGCATCAAGTGAAACCGGCTCCCTAGCCGTGACCGAGGAAGTGCTGCCAGCACCGAAAGTGTTCACCGAGCAGCTAATCCCCGAGTTGCTCCCAATTGTTACGGAGAGTGGCTTCGCACTGCGTCCGATTCGCAGCGCATCGAATCTTAGCACTGCCAGCAGCATGGCCAACAGTACGGCCAACGCGAGCACAATCACGCACGTCAGCGTCAAGAAAACTCCTGTGGTAACGGCCAAAGTAGACACGGGAAGAAAAAGCACTTCTTTCAAGAATGCACCAAACAAACCAAATCTGATAGCAACCGCTTCAAATGCAATAAAAAAGAAGGACTTCGCGTTATCTCACACGAAACAGCAATCATACCCTCtaacacaacaacaacaacagcaacaacaacaacaacagtcgTCCCTGAGTAAACTCGCTGGAACGGGTAGCAAGAAAACTTCCACTCTGCATCATAAACGGGGCGAGAGCAAAATGCGTCCCCAAACTCCCCAGATGTACAGTCATTTTCGGTCCCATCGTAACGAATATCTTAGTCCTGCTGGTCAGAAAAACATTAACATAAGCTTGGATTTCTTAGCTCAGTTGGacgaaaaaatcgataaaaatacTTACGAGGAGAAGAGCAATATGTTCCTATACATTGATCTACATGGCCATGCTTCCAAAAAGGGCGTTTTTATGTACGGCAACCACCTACCCAGTACGATTGAGGCTGTAGAGTGCATGCTACTGCCACGACTGATGAGTTTAAATTCTCAACATTTTCACTACGACGCGTGCAATTTCAGCGAGCGCAACATGTATTATAA AGGCAAACGAGACGGACTTTCCAAGGAGGGATCCGGTCGCGTTGCCATCTACAAATGCACGGGGTTGATTAAAAGCTACACGCTAGAATGCAATTATAACACGGGCAAAAGTGTTAATATATTGCCGCTAAAGGGCAAAGAGACGCCCTCTACCAAAGTTCAGTCGCCGGTGCCTCCAAAGTACACACCGGCTGTCTTCGAGGAG GTCGGTCGAGCTCTCGCTCCATCCATCTTGGACCTTACCAACTCGAATCCGCAATCTCGACTGCCAAATTCGGAGTTCCGTACGCTGCAGGGCTTGCGGAATACGCTTCGCATCGAAATCGAGAGGGGCTCTTCGAAGGCTCGTGTCACCAATAAG GTCCCGAAGCCACATTCCAAGCGTCTTAGCCAGCAATCGTCTAGCTCGATGGAGGTTGCCAAAGAGAACGCCATTCAATGGGAGAACATTGCTGGTTCACAGACTGGTTCAGTCACCGGAGGAGGAGGCTGCAGTCCTACCGGAGCTGGCGTTGCGGGAAATGGCAATGGAAAACTCGGCGTCGTTGTCGGTGAACCCCTTGGAGGTAACGGAAACTCGTCGGCCTGCTGCTCCTCTGCAGCATCAAGCGGTGGAAGACAGTTTTTGAAGGGTGGCTCACTTAAGGCACATTCAGGAAAGATCTCCCGTAAAGGTGCTGGTGTTGGTGGAAAAGTTTTCGGTAAGAAGGACGCTATCAAGAAAAGCAAGATTCTTTGTGAATCTGCAGTGGGAGGAGCGGTCGTAGCTGGTGGTAAAAAATTACAGGAAATGATTCGCAGCAAAGATCAGCATCAAGTGCCtcgtaaaaaaatcaaagtttCGCCACCTCATCAACATGGAACGGCCGTCGATGGGTTTGACATATGTTTCAAAACTAATCTCGCCGCGACATCTCTGCCAAATTTTTTAACTAACCCACCTTCACTGAGTGAGCTTCCTCTATCGAAAAAAGTGAAATCCGAATCTAAGCTACTCGACGAGTGTCTGGACTGCGATGATAGTTTGGATGCAATACCCTGTTGCTCCTATTCGCTTCCCACAACTACCAGCTCAAATGCCGTTGTATTAACGAAACTTATGACAACCTACAGTCAAGCAGGATCACCTGGCATGGTGGTAGGATCCAATGAACTATTACCTCCATCCCCCGGTGGCGCTGCTACATCAGGTAGTGTTTCTGCAGGCATTGGCATTGGTTTGGTGGCAGCTAGTTCTTCCTCCGGTG